The segment GTCGTGGTCGAGGATCGTCATGCCGTTGACGTCCTTGACGGGGATGACGGAGTTCGCGAAGTAGCCGTTGGCGATCGCCTTGGCGGCGCGCGCCTGCGACTCGGCGGCGAACTGGTCCACGTCGTCGCGGCTGAAGCCCTCGAGGGTCGCGATGAGGTCGGCGCCGATGCCCTGGGGCACGAAGTCGGTGTCGAGCGCGGTCCGGGGGTCCATCGCCCAGGCGCCACCGTCGGAGGCCATGGGCACGCGGCTCATGGACTCGACGCCGCCGGCGACGATGAGGTCCTCCCAGCCGGACTTGACCCGGGCCGAGGCCTGGTTGACCGACTCGAGGCCGGAGCCGCAGAAGCGGTTCAGCTGGACGCCGGCGACCTGCTCGCCGAAGCCGGCCGCCAGGACCGCGGTGCGGGAGATGTCGGCGCCCTGGTCGCCCACGGGCGAGACGACGCCCAGGACGACGTCGTCGACCTGGTTGGCGTCGAGGGCGGGGTTGCGGGTCTTGATCTCGTCGAGCAGCCCGTTGAGCAGCGAGATCGGCTTGACCTCGTGCAGGGAGCCGGTCTTCTTGCCGCGTCCGCGCGGGGTGCGGATCGCGTCGTAGATGAATGCCTCGGTCATGTCAGTGTCCTCAGTGTCCTTCGTGTAGAACCTTCGGTGCCGATTGTGACACCACAACTGTCAGAGTTGCTAGGGGCCTGCCGGATCGTGACGCGGGTCACGCTGTGCTCAGCGTCGCACGGCGTAGGTCTGCGTGACCGTGATCTGCCACAGGAGCGCCTGCCCACTGGCCTCGACCTCGCGGCGCACGTCGGACCCGAAGTCGTCCGTGTCCTTCTCCCCCACGGTGCCGCCGGTCAGGTCGCCCACCGAGACGATCGATCTCGGCCTCGACTGCTCGGGGCTCACGGTCGCGACGTCGACGCCGCGCGACCCGCAGCGGAAGCTCGACCCCGGGAGCGATCCCGGCTCCGACTGCACGCCCTCCCGCCAGTAGCGCGCGGCCACGCCGAGACCGCCGCGCATGGCGCTCTCGCAGCCGGCGTCGGCGAGGCGGTCGCTCAGGTCGTCGATCGCCCCGGCGACGTCGGAGCGGGACGCGGCAGCAGGCACGATCCAGGACCGGCCCAGCGTGCAGGCCGAGTCGACCTCACTCACCT is part of the Aeromicrobium sp. Leaf245 genome and harbors:
- a CDS encoding acetyl-CoA C-acetyltransferase; the encoded protein is MTEAFIYDAIRTPRGRGKKTGSLHEVKPISLLNGLLDEIKTRNPALDANQVDDVVLGVVSPVGDQGADISRTAVLAAGFGEQVAGVQLNRFCGSGLESVNQASARVKSGWEDLIVAGGVESMSRVPMASDGGAWAMDPRTALDTDFVPQGIGADLIATLEGFSRDDVDQFAAESQARAAKAIANGYFANSVIPVKDVNGMTILDHDEFVREGTTAESLSGLKPSFKDLGDFAGFDAVALEKYTTVEKINHVHHAGNSSGIVDGASLVLIGNENAGERHGLTPRARIVSTAVIGSEPTIMLTGPGPACRKALDKAGLSIEDIDLIEINEAFAAVAMKLMRDLGDYPHEQTNVNGGAIAMGHPLGATGAMILGTLVDELHRREKRYGMATLCIGGGMGIATIVERV